Proteins encoded together in one Styela clava chromosome 12, kaStyClav1.hap1.2, whole genome shotgun sequence window:
- the LOC120330110 gene encoding uncharacterized protein LOC120330110, translated as MSESNSTNEEKNNMYASLYFVRKREFHFLFSFKYSHKDEEFSKVGAKLIFNFGNLPRVKAGDLIQVRLFPKKPREGVDEYFRNGGRYSFTVLNDWLDSGDSHTFNILSSFECNYSNDLIICEIKINDDVVLTGEFVPNLDYPPLQNKED; from the exons ATGTCTGAATCAAACTCAACTAACGAAGAGAAGAACAATATGTACGCGTCGTTATATTTCGTACGAAAACGAGAGTTTCATTTCTTGTTTTCGTTTAAATATTCCCACAAAGACGAAGAATTCTCGAAAGTGggagcaaaattgatttttaacttCGGAAATCTTCCACGGGTGAAAGCTGGCGACTTAATCCAAGTACGCTTATTCCCTAAAAAG CCAAGAGAGGGCGTTGATGAGTATTTTAGAAATGGTGGGAGGTATTCATTTACGGTGCTCAACGACTGGTTGGATAGTGGTGATTCGCATACTTTCAACATCCTCTCTTCATTTGAATGTAATTACTCAAATGATCTCATCATAtgcgaaatcaaaataaatgacgACGTAGTCCTGACAGGAGAGTTCGTGCCAAATCTAGACTACCCTCCTTTACAG aATAAAGAGGACTAA